The Nocardioides ochotonae genome segment GACAGCTACGCCCACCACCCGGTCGAGATCGCGGGCGACCTGCAGGCGGCGCGCGCCGTGGCCGGCACCGGTCGCGTCGTGGTCGCCTTCCAGCCCCACCTGGTCTCCCGCACCCGCATCTTCGGCGCCGCGATGGGCGAGGCGCTCGGCGCCGCCGACGAGGTCGTGGTGCTCCCGATCCACCTCGCCCGCGAGGAGGCCGACCCTGCCGTCACCGCGGCGCTGGTGGCGGACGCCGTACCGCTGCCGGCCGAGCGGGTGGCCCAGGCAGCCGACCTGCCCGCCGCGGCGCGCGAGCTGGCGTCCCGGGCGCGGCCCGGCGACCTGGTGCTGACCCTCGGTGCCGGGAGCGTGACCGAGATCGGACCGCTGGTCCTGGACCTGCTGGGCTCCGGTGGCTAGGAAGGTCCTCCCCGACGCGGAGGTCTCGCGTCGCCGCTTCGCCCGTCGCCAGTGGCGGCGGCGCTGGCTGACGTGGAAGTACGTCGTCGGAGCCTTCCTCGTGGTCCTCGCGGCCGGTGCGACGGTCTGGGCCCTGTGGTTCTCCTCCTGGCTCTCGGTCGAGGGCGTCGAGGTCCGCGGGACCTCGGTGCTCGACGCTGCGGAGGTCACCGAGGCGGCGCAGGTGCCCGACGGGCAGGCGCTGGTCTCGGTCGACCTGGCCGGCGTCGAGGCGCGGGTCGAGGCGCTCGCGCCGGTGCTGGACGCCCAGGTGACCCGCCAGTGGCCCGACCGGGTGCTGGTCGAGGTCGAGGAGCGCACCGCGATCGCGGTCGTCGAGCTCGCGGGCCGGGTGCGCGGCATGGACGCCGACGGCGTGCTGTTCCGCGACTACCCCAAGGTCCCCGGGGATCTTCCGCGCGTGCTGGCCGCCAGCGGGATCGACTCCGAGGCGCTGCGCGAGAGCGCGGCGGTGGTCGCGGCGCTGCCCGACGACCTCGCCGCCACCGTCGACCACGTCGAGGTCGAGAGCATCGACCGCATCTCATTCGTCCTGCGCGACGAGCGCGAGGTGCTGTGGGGGAGCGCGGAGGAGACCGAGCTCAAGGCTCAGGTGCTGCCCGCGCTGCTGCGCCAGGAGGGCAGCGTGTTCGACATCAGCGTCCCCGCGCGCCCGACCGTCCGGCCCTGAACCGGCCCTCCGCGCGGGCCATGAACAGGCTCTGCGCGCGCCCACTGAGCGCCCACTGACCGCCACGCACGGAGGCACGCCGACCGATCCCGCGTGATCTTCCCCGCGTCGGGGCGTGTCGATGCGG includes the following:
- a CDS encoding cell division protein FtsQ/DivIB, translated to MARKVLPDAEVSRRRFARRQWRRRWLTWKYVVGAFLVVLAAGATVWALWFSSWLSVEGVEVRGTSVLDAAEVTEAAQVPDGQALVSVDLAGVEARVEALAPVLDAQVTRQWPDRVLVEVEERTAIAVVELAGRVRGMDADGVLFRDYPKVPGDLPRVLAASGIDSEALRESAAVVAALPDDLAATVDHVEVESIDRISFVLRDEREVLWGSAEETELKAQVLPALLRQEGSVFDISVPARPTVRP